In Lacrimispora indolis DSM 755, a genomic segment contains:
- a CDS encoding DUF4180 domain-containing protein, which yields MNIKTIRNQNIAVVDKGNKIADVQSILDIMSSAGYQYNCIGMILYKESLDESFFDLKTGIAGEILQKFSNYSFKLGVVGDFSQYTSKSLKDFIYECNKGNLIYFKNDLDSALSALVPE from the coding sequence ATGAATATAAAAACTATCAGGAATCAAAATATCGCTGTTGTTGATAAGGGCAATAAGATAGCTGATGTTCAAAGTATCCTTGATATCATGTCTTCGGCCGGATATCAATATAACTGCATTGGGATGATCTTATATAAAGAAAGCCTTGATGAAAGTTTCTTTGATCTTAAGACAGGGATAGCCGGGGAAATCCTGCAGAAATTTTCAAACTACAGCTTCAAGCTTGGGGTCGTAGGGGATTTCTCACAGTATACCAGCAAGAGTTTAAAGGATTTTATTTATGAGTGCAACAAGGGAAATTTAATTTATTTTAAGAACGACTTAGACAGCGCTCTGTCAGCGCTGGTACCGGAATAA